The genomic DNA TTGTCCAGTTCGGTGACGATGGTGGCCAGCTGGTCGACGCCGCTGCGGGACAGCAGTGCCCCGAAGGTGGCCAGCGCACTCTCGATCTGCGGCCCCAGCTCGGTGTGACTGGGTGGGATCACGTCGCCGTCGCGCAACGCCCGCTGCGGAGCCAGTTGGGCGCTGCTGAGCCGGACGAACGGATTGCCAAGGGCCGACGGCAGTTCCACGCTGGCCACGGTCGCGGAGTCCAGACCGTCGGCGTCGGCCAGGCTCAGCTGAACCGAGGCGCCCGAGGCGGCCAGGCTCATCCCGCTGACCCGGCCCACCACCTTCTGCCCGTTGCGCACGTCGGCCCCGATGGTGATGCCGTCGGCGGTCGGCAGCACCACGGTGACGGCCATCGTGTCACTCGGCGAGGTGCGACCAAGCGGCAGGTCCTGAATTCCGATATCGCTCAACGCCCATACGCCGGCGGTGGCCACGACGACCGCGCAACCGGCGGCCGCGCCCCGCAGGGTGGGCTTGGGCAGGGATCTAGGCATGACCGTTCACCTCGGGTACTTCGGGTTCGGCGCCGGTGCGTTGCCGGTGACGGCAGACACGATGCCCAGCGGGTCCGAGCGGCTGATCGGGTAGGAGATCGGGTTGGTGATCCCGGCACCCACACACATCGGCAGCATGTTGCGGTCGCAGAAATTCTGGGCCGCGGCGAACTGCGACAGCACCGTGGACACGTTCAACCGGATCCGGCCGCGCCGGTCCTGGCCGACGGTGTTGGACAGGTTCTGCATCATCAGGGGCACCAGGTCCATGAACTCGGCCAGCTGCGGTTGCTTGGCGGTCAGCACATCGCCGACGGCGTTGAGGTTGGCCGCGATCGTGCCCAGATCATCACCGTGCTGGGTGACGAAGGTGTCCACCTGATCGAGCACCACCTTCAGATCGGCCATGGGCTGGGCGATGTCGACTCCTGCGTCGGCCCAGCTTCCGCCGACCTGACCGAGCTCGTCGACCATCTGGTTCAGCGACACCTGACGCTGGTTGAACGCGGCCATCAGCGTGCTGAGGTTGTCCACCACCGCGCCGATGTCCTCGGCCCGGGCGCCGAGCACTCCGCTGGCCGCGCTGAGGTTGCGCATCGCGGAGTTGAACAGCTTGCCCTGATCGCGCCACTGGTCGGCACCGCGGGTGAGCACCGCGCCGATGTCACCCTGCTGCGGCCCGATCGCCGAGGTCAGTGTGCTCAGGCTGCCCAGCATGGTGTCGAAGGTGATCGGGGAGTGGCTGTGGTCGGCCCCGATGACGTGACCGTCGGCCAGGGTGGGCCCCGTTCCGCTGTAGGCGGGCCCGAGTTCGACGCTGCGGTCACTGATCAGGGCCGGGCTCACCACGTAGGCATCGGGTTCGGCGGGCAGCGCGACGTCGTCGGGCAGCGTCATGGTGACCCGCACCGTGGTGCCCTGTGGGGTCACCGCGGTGACCCGTCCCACCGGCACTCCGAGCACGGTGACCTTGCTGCCCGGGTAGATGCCGTTGATGTAGCCGAAATCGGCGTGCACGGTCCGGGCCCGGTCGGTGCGGCCGAACACGTACCAGCCGCCGGCGGCCAGACACAGGACCACGATGAGCGCCATCGAAATCTGTCGCTTCATCGGCATTCCCGCTGAACGTTGAGGAAGCACAACAGGTTGTCGGGCATCACCACGGACGGCGAGTTGACGTCGGCCCACGTGCCGTTGCCGGTGGAATTGGTGACCGCGCGGATCGCCGGGGGC from Mycobacterium sp. DL440 includes the following:
- a CDS encoding MCE family protein, which encodes MPMKRQISMALIVVLCLAAGGWYVFGRTDRARTVHADFGYINGIYPGSKVTVLGVPVGRVTAVTPQGTTVRVTMTLPDDVALPAEPDAYVVSPALISDRSVELGPAYSGTGPTLADGHVIGADHSHSPITFDTMLGSLSTLTSAIGPQQGDIGAVLTRGADQWRDQGKLFNSAMRNLSAASGVLGARAEDIGAVVDNLSTLMAAFNQRQVSLNQMVDELGQVGGSWADAGVDIAQPMADLKVVLDQVDTFVTQHGDDLGTIAANLNAVGDVLTAKQPQLAEFMDLVPLMMQNLSNTVGQDRRGRIRLNVSTVLSQFAAAQNFCDRNMLPMCVGAGITNPISYPISRSDPLGIVSAVTGNAPAPNPKYPR